One genomic segment of Arachis duranensis cultivar V14167 chromosome 4, aradu.V14167.gnm2.J7QH, whole genome shotgun sequence includes these proteins:
- the LOC107486914 gene encoding uncharacterized protein LOC107486914 has product MDPKPKDPYYYVPGVMKVASGLYDKDIQIPDPSYYVPELMKGPASGLYDKDIQIPDRYHLKSPPSSHTREPTVAENQFELKLTHPYHVLAMDHYNKSIDNKEEEYEILSLVSMGKTRIMCFGYLGFLHHLFWKAVPKNSPSTAEPRIFYARVHEFEEIHISFCGFYSDSIDDSESCEICGLKNYDEFWKKAKELLDKVEEKAKAIHNDGYLFRPINFSAMYQSSHGDKQM; this is encoded by the exons ATGGATCCAAAACCCAA AGACCCTTATTATTATGTGCCTGGAGTCATGAAGGTCGCCAGTGGACTATATGACAAAGATATCCAAATCCCTGACCCTTCTTATTATGTGCCCGAACTTATGAAGGGCCCCGCCAGTGGACTATATGACAAAGATATCCAAATCCCTGACCGGTACCATTTAAAATCTCCTCCTAGTTCACATACTCGTGAGCCAACTGT AGCCGAGaatcaatttgaattgaaaCTGACGCATCCTTACCATGTATTGGCAATGGATCATTATAACAAAAGCATAGATAATAAG GAAGAGGAGTATGAGATTTTAAGTTTGGTCAGTATGGGCAAGACCAGGATAATGTGCTTCGGTTACCTTGGTTTTCTTCATCACCTCTTCTGGAAGGCTGTGCCTAAAAATTCCCCTTCGACAGCCGAGCCTAGAATTTTCTATGCTCGAGTTCATGAGTTTGAGGAGATTCATATATCATTTTGTGGCTTTTATAGCGATTCTATTGATGACTCGG AGAGCTGTGAGATTTGCGGTCTCAAGAATTATGATGAATTCTGGAAGAAAGCAAAAGAATTGCTGGataaagtagaagagaaagcaAAGGCAATTCATAACGATGGATATTTGTTTCGTCCAATTAATTTTAGCGCCATGTACCAATCTTCCCATGGAGACAAACAAATGTAA
- the LOC107486804 gene encoding LRR receptor-like serine/threonine-protein kinase FLS2 isoform X2, whose translation MAYLKSRWKNGIISNLCMVVVCIMGCVESNDDEAAYMLKLLNALKPPGWSNTTHMCQWIGVNCNDQSGRIEEIHLSSMSLTGTVPEGLNDSLSQLVNLYLFNNNLSGPVPSLANLSFLQQVYLDNNNFTTIPHGCFHGLTTLQILSLSSNTNLAPWNFPIDLTPHSSQLYQLDLSSTNLKGSIPPNISHSFPTLLSLDLSNNNLSSIPEGCFHNLTSLGGLSLANNTNLPPWTFPLDLTHSSLQLSYLQLEATNLMGSLPNLSRFFPNLKSVTLSNNNLTSIPQGCFQGLPSLTWLWLENNTNLTPWTFPDLTQSTQLKELKLAATNVMGPLPEIFDSLTSLETLLLSNNSLTGVLPESFGRSKIATLHLNNQKDHGMSGTIDVLSNMLDLSQAWLQGNSFTGPIPDMSHCTSLQDLQLDHNQLTGVVPDSLIALPNLEYLYLGYNFLQGPLPNLTFGDFDSMENLGVNTTNGFCHKHPGPCDHKVTILLQIAAEFKYPIMLARTWRGNNACKNWSFITCDDKNKIRMVNLSNLKLTGTISPAFANLTDLWKLYLDGNNLTGEIPEGLTTLPELEVVNVSNNHLAGNIPKFSAKVNFIVTDNDFPNASYNRISTPLITVMSITSAGVIIILVLVIYNRKRCLHLIHRVIFKTTYNDHNIEDFIKGYEFLAPKRSSYFEVKRMTNSFRDKLGQGGYGTVYKASLTDGRQVAVKILSESKGSGEEFINEVASISRTSHVNIVSLLGFCYDQGKRALIYEFMPNGYLDKYIYKAKSVEAFCSLDWSVLYNIAIGIAQGLEYLHQGCTTKILHLDIKPENILLDEHFCPKISDFGLARICQKKESNVSILGTRGTPGYIAPEIFSRAYGRISDKSDVYSYGMLILEMFGKRKNFNNKESHRSEMYFPDWIYEDLDQGNNILGNHSDISDEDNDMIKKIILVSLWCIQPNPAHRPSMSKVVEMLHGELESVPFPPKPVLYSPERSQLEILDTSSSSKHETILTTTEESSSIHEINKNVSC comes from the exons ATGGCATACTTGAAATCAAGATGGAAAAATGGGATTATTAGTAATTTGTGTATGGTTGTGGTGTGCATCATGGGTTGTGTGGAGTCCAACGATGATGAAGCTGCATACATGTTGAAGCTTCTCAATGCACTCAAACCCCCTGGCTGGTCCAACACCACTCACATGTGCCAGTGGATTGGCGTGAATTGCAACGATCAAAGTGGAAGGATTGAAGAGATCCATCTCAGTTCAATGTCGCTGACGGGAACAGTTCCTGAAGGCCTCAACGACTCCCTCTCCCAACTCGTAAACCTCTATCTCTTCAACAATAATCTGAGTGGGCCTGTTCCCTCTCTCGCCAACCTCTCCTTCCTCCAACAAGTGTACCTCGACAACAACAACTTCACCACCATCCCTCATGGTTGCTTCCATGGTCTTACTACTTTGCAGATTTTGAGCTTGAGTAGCAATACCAACCTCGCACCATGGAACTTTCCTATCGATTTGACTCCTCACTCCTCCCAACTCTATCAACTCGACCTGTCCTCTACAAATCTCAAAGGCTCCATACCACCAAATATATCCCATTCCTTCCCAACTCTGCTATCTCTTGATCTCTCTAACAACAACCTCTCCTCCATCCCTGAGGGTTGCTTCCACAACCTAACCAGTTTGGGTGGCCTCTCTTTGGCCAACAACACCAACCTCCCACCATGGACCTTCCCCCTCGATTTGACTCATTCCTCATTGCAACTCTCTTACCTCCAACTCGAGGCTACAAATCTCATGGGATCCCTACCAAACTTGTCTCGTTTTTTCCCCAACTTGAAAAGCGTTACTCTCTCCAACAACAACCTTACCTCCATCCCCCAAGGTTGCTTCCAGGGTCTACCCTCTTTGACGTGGCTGTGGTTGGAAAACAACACCAACCTCACACCATGGACCTTCCCCGACTTGACTCAGTCCACACAACTGAAAGAGCTCAAACTTGCTGCTACAAATGTCATGGGCCCTCTACCAGAAATATTTGACTCCTTGACAAGTTTAGAGACTCTTCTTCTCTCCAACAACAGCCTCACTGGTGTCTTGCCTGAGTCTTTTGGAAGGTCCAAGATTGCCACCTTGCATCTCAACAACCAGAAGGATCACGGCATGTCAGGTACAATTGATGTCCTCTCAAACATGCTCGACTTATCTCAAGCATGGCTCCAGGGAAACTCGTTTACAGGACCTATTCCTGACATGTCTCATTGCACCTCCTTACAAGATTTACAACTTGACCACAATCAATTAACAGGTGTGGTCCCAGATTCTCTCATCGCTCTTCCAAACTTGGAATATCTTTATTTGGGCTATAACTTTTTGCAAGGTCCTCTACCAAATCTTACCTTCGGTGATTTTGATAGTATGGAGAATCTTGGTGTTAACACCACAAATGGCTTCTGTCACAAACATCCAGGACCTTGTGATCACAAAGTGACCATTTTGCTTCAAATTGCTGCGGAATTCAAGTATCCAATTATGTTGGCACGTACATGGAGAGGAAATAATGCCTGTAAAAACTGGAGTTTCATTACATGTGATGACAAAAATAAGATCAGAATGGTCAATTTATCAAATCTGAAACTGACGGGCACAATCTCACCTGCATTCGCCAATTTAACTGATTTGTGGAAATTGTATTTGGATGGGAATAATTTGACAGGTGAAATACCTGAAGGATTGACAACATTGCCTGAACTTGAAGTTGTGAATGTCTCTAACAACCACCTTGCAGGAAATATTCCCAAATTCTCAGCAAAGGTCAACTTTATTGTCACAGACAATGATTTTCCTAATGCTTCCTACAATAGAATCTCAACTCCTTTGATTACAG TTATGTCGATAACTAGTGCTGGAGTTATTATAATACTTGTTTTGGTTATTTATAACCGCAAGAGGTGCCTTCATTTAATCCATCGAGTTATCTTCAAGACAACATACAATGACCACAACATCGAGGATTTTATAAAAGGTTATGAATTTTTGGCACCAAAGCGATCTAGTTATTTCGAAGTGAAAAGAATGACAAACTCATTTCGTGATAAACTAGGACAAGGTGGATATGGCACTGTATACAAAGCAAGTTTAACGGATGGTCGTCAAGTTGCGGTAAAGATATTAAGTGAATCTAAAGGAAGCGGGGAAGAATTCATAAATGAAGTTGCTAGTATTAGTAGAACATCTCATGTGAATATTGTCTCACTTTTAGGATTTTGTTATGATCAAGGCAAAAGAGCACTCATTTATGAATTCATGCCTAATGGTTATCTGGATAAATACATCTACAAAGCAAAATCTGTCGAAGCTTTTTGTAGTTTGGATTGGAGTGTTTTGTACAACATTGCAATTGGTATTGCTCAAGGGTTAGAATACTTGCATCAAGGATGCACAACAAAAATTTTGCATCTTGATATAAAACCTGAAAACATTCTTCTAGATGAacatttttgtccaaaaatctCAGATTTCGGATTAGCTCGAATATGTCAAAAGAAAGAGAGTAATGTATCTATTTTAGGCACAAGAGGAACTCCAGGTTACATTGCACCAGAAATCTTTAGTCGAGCATATGGTAGAATTTCTGATAAATCTGATGTATATAGTTatggtatgttgattcttgagatgttcggaaaaagaaaaaacttcaACAATAAAGAATCACATCGCAGTGAAATGTATTTTCCTGATTGGATATATGAAGATCTTGATCAAGGTAATAATATTCTTGGTAATCACTCCGATATTTCAGACGAAGATAATGATATGATAAAGAAGATTATATTAGTAAGTTTGTGGTGTATTCAACCAAATCCAGCACATAGGCCATCAATGAGTAAAGTTGTGGAAATGCTGCATGGAGAACTTGAGTCCGTGCCATTTCCTCCAAAGCCTGTGTTGTATTCTCCTGAAAGGTCTCAGTTAGAAATTTTAGATACATCTTCTAGTAGCAAGCATGAGACAATTTTAACAACTACAGAGGAGAGTAGTTCAATACATGAGATCAACAAAAATGTCTCATGTTAA